The following nucleotide sequence is from Halobacillus mangrovi.
TATAGAAGAGATAGGAAAGGGAAAAATAGGCTCACTTACAGTTAATTGGAGGTCAATAGAATGCGAAAATTCATCGGTTTAACGCTTGCTTTAACTTTAACTTTTACATTATTTCAGCCTTTACAAAGTTTTGCGGAGGAGAAAGGTTCCTCTGAGCTAGTCCGTTCTGCTAAAACAGCAATTTTGATGGAGAAAAATAGTGGCATGACTCTATATGAGAAAGATTCAAATAAGAAATTACCACCAGCTAGTATGACAAAAGTCATGACACTTCTATTAATTATGGAAGCACTTGAAAAAGAAAATTTAAAATTGGATGAGATGGTACGGATAAGTGAACATGCAGCCTCGATGGGTGGATCACAAATTTTTCTTGAAGCCGGAGAAGAGATGGCAGTTAAGGACTTGTTAAAAGGAGTAGCAGTTGCTTCTGGGAATGATGCAAGTGTAGCTTTAGCCGAGAGAATCGCAGGTACAGAAAAAGCATTTGTAGAACAAATGAATGAAAAAGCTAAATCTTTAGGTTTGAAGAATACTCATTTTGAAAATCCGACTGGACTACCTGCAGATGGACATTATAGTACAGCTCACGATATGGCTGTAATGGCACGGGAATTGCTCTTGCACGATGCTATAACAGAGTATACGAAGATTTATGATGATTACTTAAGAAAAGGCCAGGAAAACGAATTTTGGCTTGTTAATACTAATAAATTAATTAAGACTTACCCTGGCATGGACGGTCTGAAAACCGGGTTCACTTCTGAAGCAAAATATTGTCTGACTGCATCAGCCAAGCGTGATGATATGCATATGATTGCTGTTGTAATGGGAGCAGAGACTCCTAAAGATAGAAATGCGGATGTTACAAGCTTGCTGGACTACGGTTTTGGTCAATATGAAGGGGTTAAGCTCCATTCAAAAGGTGATACGTTGAAGACCATTAAAATCACTCGTGGTAACCCTGGGGATGTAAAACTTTCACCGGAAAAAGATGTTGTCATTTTGAAGAAGAAAAGCCAGAAAGAAGTTCAGTACGAAACTGAGTTGAAGGTTGCAAATTCCAAAGAACTTCCTATGGATAAAGGTACTCATATGGGCTGGGTGATCATTAAAAATAATGAAGGAGAAGTAGCGAAAGTTCGCCTGGAAACATCAGGGAAGGTGAATAAAGCAGGCTTCTTTGAACTATGGCAGCGCTCATGGAGGAATTTGACGAGTGGTCAGAAGTTTTAGCAGTTCTTCACTAGTATTGTTTTAAGGAAGGAAATTCAATCTGAGTGTGCGAAAGACTTAATGACTCTTATTAGATAGAGGAGGAAAACCATTGAGTCTTCATTCAGAATTTGTAACTAGAGAAAATGTATTGATCGTCAGGCTTCAAGGGGAACTTGATCACCATGAGGCTAGCAAACTTCGGGAAGAATGGCAGTCACATTTAAAAAGAAGCCATGTAGATCACGTCATTGTCAATTTAGAAAAGCTAACGTTTATGGATAGTTCAGGACTGGGCGTCATGTTAGGAAGATATAAAGAGGTACAGGCTTTAGGAAATGAAATGATTATTTGTTCCATTTCTCCTGAAGTGAAACGTCTATTTGATCTATCAGGAATGTTCAAAATCGTAAGGCTTGTCGACAATGAATCCTTTGCTTTAGAAATGCTGGGGGTGGCTTCATGCGAAATGAAATGACGCTTGAATTTTTAAGTGTGAGTGAAAACGAATCATTGGCCAGGGTGTCAGTTGCTGCTTTTATCAGCCAGATCAATCCTACGATGGAAGAGTTGACAGATATTAAGACGGTTGTATCTGAAGCCGTCACGAATGCGATCATACATGGTTATGAAGATCGTAAAGATCAGAAAGTCATGCTCTATTGTTCCATCGAAGATGAGCAAATTGAGATCGTGATTAAAGACGAAGGACATGGTATTGAGAATGTTGATGTGGCTAGAGAACCATTGTACACTTCAAAACCTGAGTGGGAACGTTCAGGGATGGGCTTTACAATTATGGAAAATTTCATGGATAAGGTGGATATTCAATCAGAGCCTGGGGCCGGTACAACGGTTCGTATGACGAAGCAGTTAACGTCAACCCGCGCCTTGTGCAATTGAGGGCCGCATCATGAGTGATACAACAAAGGAACGACTAACAGATAAGGACGTCAAAGAACTGATTAGAAAAAGTCAGGCTGGTGATCAGGAAGCGAGAGATTATTTAGTAGAAAAAAATACACGTCTCGTTTGGTCAGTCGTACAGCGTTATTTGAGAAGAGGCTATGATCAGGATGACTTGTATCAAATTGGATGCATAGGATTACTGAAGTCAATAGATAAATTCGACTTAAGTTATGACGTGCGTTTTTCAACGTATGCCGTACCTATGATCATTGGTGAAATTCAGCGCTTCATAAGAGATGATGGCAGTGTAAAAGTCAGCAGAAGCTTAAAAGAACTCAATCACAAAGTGCGTGGAAAAAAAGAAGAATTGATGAAAAAGCTGGGGCGCTCACCGACGGTAAATGAGTTAGCGGAGGAGCTTGATCTGACAAGAGAAGAAATCGTCCAAGCGGAGGAAGTTGGACGAAGTCCTCAATCGATATATGAAACAGTCTACGAAAATGAAGGCGACCCTATTACATTAGTTGATCAGATTGCTGAAGAAGACAACAATTGGTTTGATCAGATCACCTTGCAGGATGTAATGAGCAAGCTGGACAAAAGAGAACGACTGATCATCTATTTAAGATACTACAAAGATCAGACTCAAACAGAAGTAGCAGAGCGATTAGGTATATCACAGGTTCAAGTTTCCCGCCTTGAGAAAAAAATATTAGCAGACATGAAGCAAACCATGAACGACTCGAGTTAAAGCTGTGCCAATTAGGCACAGCTTTTTTTAGTTTATTTGATTTCAAGAACTTTGCTGCCAATTGTATGTTATTTTCCAATCCACACATAATAAAGGCAAGAAATTTTGAAAACGGGAGGCAATAAAACAATGGCGACTCCTGTATATATTCGTATCAAACAATCGATCTATGTGCAGCCTTCTTCGATGATCAAACTCGGTGACATTGCACGTGTGACAGGACCTAAACGACAAGTTCCTGTACTTGAGCAGATGATCCTGCACGAGGTCACAGACGAAGATAGGAACATCGTTGTGATTGATGGATTTATGGTTATTGAACAAGTCCTTACAAAGTATCCTCAGCTGGAAATTGAACTGATCGGTCCGACCCAATGTGTCGTCCACGTGGAAGAGCATAAACGAGAGCCTTCTCTTATCCTAATCAGCCTTATTTGGCTGCTTCTGTTTATTGGTGCAGCCATGGCAATTATGAATTTTCATTACGACGTAAGTATGGGTGCTGTTCAGCAAAAACTGCATTTCATGCTGACTGGTAAAGAGTCAGACCACCCTCTGTGGATTCAAATTCCTTATTCCATTGGTCTAGGGATTGGTATGATAT
It contains:
- a CDS encoding D-alanyl-D-alanine carboxypeptidase family protein; amino-acid sequence: MRKFIGLTLALTLTFTLFQPLQSFAEEKGSSELVRSAKTAILMEKNSGMTLYEKDSNKKLPPASMTKVMTLLLIMEALEKENLKLDEMVRISEHAASMGGSQIFLEAGEEMAVKDLLKGVAVASGNDASVALAERIAGTEKAFVEQMNEKAKSLGLKNTHFENPTGLPADGHYSTAHDMAVMARELLLHDAITEYTKIYDDYLRKGQENEFWLVNTNKLIKTYPGMDGLKTGFTSEAKYCLTASAKRDDMHMIAVVMGAETPKDRNADVTSLLDYGFGQYEGVKLHSKGDTLKTIKITRGNPGDVKLSPEKDVVILKKKSQKEVQYETELKVANSKELPMDKGTHMGWVIIKNNEGEVAKVRLETSGKVNKAGFFELWQRSWRNLTSGQKF
- the spoIIAA gene encoding anti-sigma F factor antagonist, which codes for MSLHSEFVTRENVLIVRLQGELDHHEASKLREEWQSHLKRSHVDHVIVNLEKLTFMDSSGLGVMLGRYKEVQALGNEMIICSISPEVKRLFDLSGMFKIVRLVDNESFALEMLGVASCEMK
- the spoIIAB gene encoding anti-sigma F factor, with amino-acid sequence MRNEMTLEFLSVSENESLARVSVAAFISQINPTMEELTDIKTVVSEAVTNAIIHGYEDRKDQKVMLYCSIEDEQIEIVIKDEGHGIENVDVAREPLYTSKPEWERSGMGFTIMENFMDKVDIQSEPGAGTTVRMTKQLTSTRALCN
- the sigF gene encoding RNA polymerase sporulation sigma factor SigF, with the protein product MSDTTKERLTDKDVKELIRKSQAGDQEARDYLVEKNTRLVWSVVQRYLRRGYDQDDLYQIGCIGLLKSIDKFDLSYDVRFSTYAVPMIIGEIQRFIRDDGSVKVSRSLKELNHKVRGKKEELMKKLGRSPTVNELAEELDLTREEIVQAEEVGRSPQSIYETVYENEGDPITLVDQIAEEDNNWFDQITLQDVMSKLDKRERLIIYLRYYKDQTQTEVAERLGISQVQVSRLEKKILADMKQTMNDSS
- a CDS encoding stage V sporulation protein AA yields the protein MATPVYIRIKQSIYVQPSSMIKLGDIARVTGPKRQVPVLEQMILHEVTDEDRNIVVIDGFMVIEQVLTKYPQLEIELIGPTQCVVHVEEHKREPSLILISLIWLLLFIGAAMAIMNFHYDVSMGAVQQKLHFMLTGKESDHPLWIQIPYSIGLGIGMILFFNHWFQKRFNEEPSPMEVEIFNYQEDMDHYVAIKENKVEKTDVDS